The following coding sequences are from one bacterium window:
- the rplU gene encoding 50S ribosomal protein L21, with amino-acid sequence MLYAVVEEGGKQYRVEEGDRIRVDRINCPLGERVELDHVLLIADKDHLHLGQKLSSARVTAEVVEQSKGKKITVFKFKKRKNYKLKRGHRQPYTWLLIREIQPGLQ; translated from the coding sequence ATGTTGTATGCCGTCGTGGAAGAAGGAGGAAAACAGTACCGAGTGGAAGAGGGCGACCGAATCCGGGTGGATCGGATTAATTGTCCTCTGGGAGAGAGGGTAGAATTGGACCATGTCTTGCTAATAGCTGATAAAGACCATCTTCACCTTGGGCAGAAACTTAGCTCGGCCAGGGTTACGGCCGAGGTGGTGGAACAATCAAAGGGCAAAAAGATTACTGTCTTTAAGTTCAAGAAGAGGAAAAACTACAAGCTCAAGCGTGGTCATCGTCAACCCTATACCTGGCTTCTTATTCGAGAGATACAACCTGGTCTGCAATGA